GAGCCTACGTACAGTACGTTCGGGTTGCTACCGTAGGCATCCGGGTGGGTATTCATCTGTATAAGATTATAAGGATTTCCCATATCGGTAGGGAAACCTGATGATCCCAGCGTAATATAACCGCCACTAGGCCCCTGATAGAAGCCCTGAATGGTTATATCCGCGGTACCGCTGGTAATGCGCTGGAACTGGATGCGCAGGCCCAATGCATTGTAACGCTGGATAGCAAGGTCGGTGCCTTGCACGAAGGCACTTCCCAGATTGCTGACCATTACAGTGATCACGCGTGGCAGGCCACCTACCAGGTTATTGGTAGAATACTGTTCTGTTTTGGCTACTCTTACTTTATTATTCCGGGCATCCCGGTTGAGTTCTTTTGAACTAAGAAAAATATCTCCTTCTACGAGATAACCCCCATTTAGGGCGTGTACATTTTTTGTACTGAAACCTTTTGCCTTGATCAGTGCCAATACGTCGTTAGAGACGCTGGGTTTGTCAGCACTGCCTTGTTTGTTGTCTTTCTGACATGAAATAATGAGTGAAACTGCCACCAGGCAGATCAGGAAAAGAAATACTTGATTTTTCATCGGTTGAGATTTTGGGTTTTGGGTTTTAGATTGCTATCGTGTTTGCATGAAAAAATAGCGTTAACGTACACACGCATTTAAGATAACGGAAAGCCTATGATTACTCACCTGCCAATAAGATCATCATCGTTATTGTCATATGCATGCTTAGAATGATGGATAGACTGACTTTTTGGTATAACAGATTTGAATATGGGTTACTCAGATTTGCTTAGATATTATGGCTCAGCGTTTGGATTTGTGTTGTAATTACTTGCCAATATTACAGCTTTCTTTATTGAAAAAAAAAATTTAAAATAGATACACTTGTATCTCTCAGTAGTGGAATAGCAGTGGCCTGAATTACTTTATGGGTTTATTTTAATCGGATTTTAATTGATTTTTAATTTAATACTGTATTTGACGATAAACGTAATTTACTCATCCGTTAAATCACAGGTCTCCGGAAAGTTTTGGCAGAAGGTGTTCCTGTTCTTAGAAACAAGAAATCTACTCGCTCCTCAAGCTTTTTACCGGATTAGTCACAGCCACTTTGATGGTCCGTATACTAACAGTTATCAATGCAATTAACAGGACCGCCATTCCGGTTAATGCAAATATCCACCAATGGATAGCTGTTCTGTATCTATAATTCTGCAACCAGTTGCTCATAAACCACCAGGCAACAGGGAAAGCAATAAGGAATGAGACTGCAACCAATTGTAAAAATTCTTTCACCAATAATTCGCACAAACCTATTACAGATGCACCCAGGACTTTACGGATACCAAGTTCTTTTGCGCGGCGCTCTGCAGTGTATGCCGCCTGTCCGAACAGGCCAAGGCAGGAAATAAAAATTGCCAGTGTCGCAAATACTCCGGCCAATTTACCAATGAGCGTTTCAGAGGAAAACATGGCATCGAAATCTTTGTCAGCAAATCTATATTCAAATGGAAAGTCCGGATTTTCCGACTTCATTACTTCCTGTGCTTTTTTCAAAGCCTGCGGCAGGTTTGTATATTTCTTAAATCGCACGGCTATAACAGTCGATGAATACGCGCCACTGAATAAAACGAGCGGCGCCCCACCGCCATACACATCATTGAAAACAAAGTCTTCAATAATACCTATTACAGTACGCCTGTCATTGCCGATTGTGATGATGCTGCCAGTCTTTCCCTCTTTGCCCATCAACCTGGCCATGCTTTCATTGATAATAACATTAGTACTGTCTGCATAACCAGGATAAAAGTCCCTCCCTTTAGTTAGTCTCATATGCATGGTTGAAATATATTCAGGGCTTACAACGTTGGAGTAAACAGATACCTTGCTATCTGGATTCTTGCCCTGCCAGCTAAATCCGTATCCATAGCTATGCAGATGAAGCGCATCATGTAAACTAATAGCAGCGTTCTCTACATAGCCGGTTGAGAGGAGCTTATCTTTAATTACGCTGAAGTGCTCTTTCATATTACCCTGTAAATCCATATAGATCAGGTTGTTTTTGCTATAACCCAGATCTCTTTCCTTTACATGCTGCACTTGCCGGTAAACAATTATTGTTGCAATAATAAGTATAACAGATGCAGTGAACTGCATTACCACAAGTCCTCTACGTATAAAAACAGTTCCCGTGGAGTTTTTTATCTTCAGACCCTTTAACACTTTTATAGGATTAAAAGATGACAGATAAAATGCAGGATAGCTGCCCGCAATCAGGCCAGCCATAACTCCTATGCCTAAAAGAAAAATAAGATGGGACGGATAGAACAGGTTTACAGACAATTGTTTTTGCACAAGGTCATTATACACAGGCATCAGCATATACAGCAATAGAACCGCCAATATTACCGCTATAAAGGACATCAGTAACGATTCGCTGATAAACTTTCCTATCAGCCCTTTTCTGCCGGCGCCCATTACTTTAAGCACACCCACTTCTTTAGATCGTTGCTCAGAACAGGCAGTGGCCAGGTTCATAAAATTGATACATGCAATAAGCAATATGATAAACGCAATTATCGAAAAAAGCTTAACATATTTTATGTTGCCTCCATCCTGAACGCCATTTACAAAATTGCTACGCAGATGCCAGTCGTTCATATTAAACAAAAAACATTGAGCGGTATTCCCATCAACTTTGGTACTTAAGTAATTTTTCAATTTTTCGTTGATGGATTCCACCTTCGCATCGGGCGATAATTCAACAATTGTTTCTGTCAGGTTATTACTCCAGGGCTTCAACCATGTATTCGCATTTTCCCATGTTGTATAGGGCGATAGCCATTCGAAATGATATGAACAATTCGACGGCAAATCTTTAAATACTCCAGACACCGTATATAATCCATCAACACTGAATGCCGCCCGCGCATTCATAGCAATCGTTTTACCAATAGAATTAACATCTCCGAATAATTTCTCCGACATCGACTCGCTTATTACAACTGAATTCGGATCGTTCAAAGCCGTGCCTGCATTACCATAAATGAAAGGTAATGCGTACATAGAAAGTACTGATGGATCTGCATACATTCCCTTTTCTTTGATCATTTTTTCGCCAACAACCGCAAGTTCGTCCATTGCCCAACTTAAGCGACCACTGTTAACAATGCCGGGAATATCTGCTTTTAACGCTGCAGACAAGGGACCTGGAGTTGAACCATTGGTATTTATACCCGCATCATTTTTTTCGTTTTGCATCACATGAAACAGGTTGTCACGTTTTGCAAAATTGTGATTGAAGTTAAGCTCATCTTCTACCCATAAAAAAATCAATGAAGTGCAGGTAACGCCAACCGCAAGACCGACAATATTAAGTACACCAAACTTCTTATTCCGTTTCAGAGCCCGCCATGCTGCTTTGAGATAATTTTTGATCATGATATTAGAATTAAGAATTGCTCCTACAGATGTTAGCATTAAGGATTGAGTGTTCAGCCCACTTTTACTCACGACTCACGACAATTGGTTCCGGGAAATCGTTTTTGAACATGTGATTGTTGTCAGAGGATTTAATAGGTGAACAAATCGCGAAAGAGGTGCCGGTTTTTAATTATATGTGGGCAAGATCAATATAGTTTGCAGTTATTTATAATTTGTTCGATTTTGATACAGGGGTGTTCGGTTTCGAGGTTCGTTTACTGCCAGTGGCAGAGAGGCTGTGGAAAGGGTAAAGGTGGTCGACTAAAAAAGTAAAACCTGCGACCAGTGTAGTGCCCCCAAAAAGTTGGACACTTCTTGGGGGCACTACACCAACCGGGGTTTTGCCGTGTCTTTTAATCCTCTGCCGGAGAAATGGTGTGAGGAGGTAATTCAGTAATGCGGTTTTCATCAATGCCATCCATAAGGGGTTATTCTGTTTACCGCTATTTCAGTACCGGACACTACTTAACCGGCCCGTATACAGATACCCCAAAAGTACCAGGCTGTATCACATTTCCTCTTTTATTGGCTGCACTCATATACAGTTTGCGTGTAGACGCGCGATGTACCATTGTTTTGCTACCTACACTTGTTTTAAGTGTCTGTATAACCTCATAATGGTCGGCATCTTTTTGCTTAATCAATGTTGCAGTACCATCGGCATTGGAAGCCACAACAATTTTCTTTGTTGCTTCAAAAATAACAGCATCTGTACCTTTACCCAGTGGCAGGTTTGCTACTATTTCGCCATTGTCTGTTTTAAGTACGGCCAGGGTTTGGCTTTCTTTGCATGCAACAAAAAGTCTGCCTGTAGCATGGTCAATTGCTATACCGGTTGGTGCAAGGTTGGGTGTTAAAGCAAAGCGTTTTACTACTACCTTTTTAGTAATATCTATTGCTACTACCTCGTTTTTGTCCTCAAGATTATTGTATATTATGCCCTTGCCATCAAAAACAGCAAATTCTGGTGCGCCACCAAGATCTATTTTCCCTGTTTCTTCATTTTTAGTTACATCAATAATTATTGCATTTTTGCTGTCGCCACAAAAAACAATAATTTGTTTTGTAAACGTTTCGAAAATAATTGCATCTGGTTTTTTACCACTGATGGCAATTGTTTTTACTGTTTTAAGTGTCTTGTAATCAAACACTGTAACGGTATTATTTAAACTATTGGTAATATACCCCAGCCCAAAAGCCCTTGCAAAAGCTATACCGTGCGCATCTTTCAGGTTCTTTATGGCCCCAACTTCCTTTTCGGTAATTAAGTCTATCACATGTACCTGATCAAAATGAGAAACAAATAATCTTTCAGCTTCTCCATCCATTTTTATATAGTCCCATTTACCATTTCCTTCAAGTGGGATTTTTTTGATGAATTTATAATCCAGATCCTGTGCTTGCAATGAAAAGCTTGTAGCTATAAGGCTAACAAACAATACTGGTTGAATTAAATATTTTAAACGCATATTTTTCATTTCAGATTTTTAAAAAATAACTACATTTTAATGATGGTTACCTGCGCCGTTTATCTGGTAAGCACCTATATCCTTGCCTGGTTGCAGTAGTTCAGTAATTCCATATACAGGATCTATGGGAATATTACCTGTAGGCACAAAGCCAGTATATCCAATACCAATGCACGGCGAATTAGGTTTCAACGCAAAATTGTAATTCCCCACTACACAAACGTCTCTTAGGTTAAAGCCGGCAGGCAATGGAACCGGCGCGTTAATAAACAATGGGTTATTCTGACCTATTAACGAAGTTCCGTCGTACTTGTCGCCCAGCGTATAATTGGCAGGTAAAAATGTAGCCGGGATTGGAATATCGGTAGGTTGCGGTTTGGTAATATAACTTACCGGGTAAAATTGGTTGGTAACCAATGACGAATCGCCGTACTTAAAATTATAACCATACTCCAGGTTCAATGTATCGGCCGGAGGCGATACTACAACCCGGGGGCCTACCTTACAGTTAACTATTAAGTTGTTGTAGAATTTTCCGGCGGCACCTACTTCGTAATTTACAGAACCACCACGTCCGGACTGGCTGCGACGCCATCCGCAATTAATAATTGTATTGTTGTAAAACCGCAAATTTGTTTGAATGGTTGTGCCCCCGCTGTTAGATATTTGTGCCGCATTGGTAGCAACTCCAACACACAGGTTGTAGGCAAAGTCACCAATAGTACCCCCTTTTGTGCTAAAAGCCTCACCACTTGTAAAACCACATTTTTCAAAAGTATTTCTTAGTATAGCCACTTTTCCCCCAAATACATTAATTGGGGCATCCACACTTCCGTAAAACCATGAATCTTCAATAATTAAAGAGCCGGCCGGGTTTTGAAAATAAACGCTATACGTATTTTTATTAGAGGCAATACCCATTGCCGGTCCTATCAGGGCGCCGGCCGCCGCACCGCCAAAGTCTACATGCGTCCATTTAAGCACTATTAACGTGCAACCTGTACCACCTATTACGCCCCTCCATAACCCTTTATATGCAGGGTCGGTGTTTGCCGGTGCGCCTACCTGGTCGGTACGGGTAACGCCCGCTACCGTCATAAAATTGGGTTTGTCTTTGGTACCTAGGCTTAATAAAATACCATTAACCAATATGCCCGAACCATTGGTTGCATTTATGTGTACCCCGCTTTCTATTAAAAGGGTATCGCCGGCTTGCACAGTAACATCGCAGCCCAGTGTATATGTTTTACCACTTACCATGGTTCCTTTTATATTGCCGCAAAGCGGTGCAGTATCG
The genomic region above belongs to Chitinophaga sp. 180180018-3 and contains:
- a CDS encoding M57 family metalloprotease codes for the protein MKNQVFLFLICLVAVSLIISCQKDNKQGSADKPSVSNDVLALIKAKGFSTKNVHALNGGYLVEGDIFLSSKELNRDARNNKVRVAKTEQYSTNNLVGGLPRVITVMVSNLGSAFVQGTDLAIQRYNALGLRIQFQRITSGTADITIQGFYQGPSGGYITLGSSGFPTDMGNPYNLIQMNTHPDAYGSNPNVLYVGSVIQHEIGHCIGMRHTDYMDRSYSCGGDPINEGDGGVGAVYLPGTPSDPDANSWMLACSNGGNRTFNANDIIALNYLYQ
- a CDS encoding ABC transporter permease; this translates as MIKNYLKAAWRALKRNKKFGVLNIVGLAVGVTCTSLIFLWVEDELNFNHNFAKRDNLFHVMQNEKNDAGINTNGSTPGPLSAALKADIPGIVNSGRLSWAMDELAVVGEKMIKEKGMYADPSVLSMYALPFIYGNAGTALNDPNSVVISESMSEKLFGDVNSIGKTIAMNARAAFSVDGLYTVSGVFKDLPSNCSYHFEWLSPYTTWENANTWLKPWSNNLTETIVELSPDAKVESINEKLKNYLSTKVDGNTAQCFLFNMNDWHLRSNFVNGVQDGGNIKYVKLFSIIAFIILLIACINFMNLATACSEQRSKEVGVLKVMGAGRKGLIGKFISESLLMSFIAVILAVLLLYMLMPVYNDLVQKQLSVNLFYPSHLIFLLGIGVMAGLIAGSYPAFYLSSFNPIKVLKGLKIKNSTGTVFIRRGLVVMQFTASVILIIATIIVYRQVQHVKERDLGYSKNNLIYMDLQGNMKEHFSVIKDKLLSTGYVENAAISLHDALHLHSYGYGFSWQGKNPDSKVSVYSNVVSPEYISTMHMRLTKGRDFYPGYADSTNVIINESMARLMGKEGKTGSIITIGNDRRTVIGIIEDFVFNDVYGGGAPLVLFSGAYSSTVIAVRFKKYTNLPQALKKAQEVMKSENPDFPFEYRFADKDFDAMFSSETLIGKLAGVFATLAIFISCLGLFGQAAYTAERRAKELGIRKVLGASVIGLCELLVKEFLQLVAVSFLIAFPVAWWFMSNWLQNYRYRTAIHWWIFALTGMAVLLIALITVSIRTIKVAVTNPVKSLRSE
- a CDS encoding YncE family protein, with protein sequence MKNMRLKYLIQPVLFVSLIATSFSLQAQDLDYKFIKKIPLEGNGKWDYIKMDGEAERLFVSHFDQVHVIDLITEKEVGAIKNLKDAHGIAFARAFGLGYITNSLNNTVTVFDYKTLKTVKTIAISGKKPDAIIFETFTKQIIVFCGDSKNAIIIDVTKNEETGKIDLGGAPEFAVFDGKGIIYNNLEDKNEVVAIDITKKVVVKRFALTPNLAPTGIAIDHATGRLFVACKESQTLAVLKTDNGEIVANLPLGKGTDAVIFEATKKIVVASNADGTATLIKQKDADHYEVIQTLKTSVGSKTMVHRASTRKLYMSAANKRGNVIQPGTFGVSVYGPVK